GCCTTTGCTTCATGATACGCAATGAAACGTTCCGTCGCCATACCATCCTGGTCACAAAATACCGTAACCATCGGGGCAACAACAAACCTGTTCTTTATAGTCACTTCACCCACCTTAATGGGTGTCAGCAATAAACTTTCTCTTTTCTCCGTCATTGGTTTATCCTCCTTTCTCTCTGAACACTAGGGAACACAATCCCTACACTAGATCTTACCCATGAGCTTAAGACAGTTACTTTGGATTATAACCCCACAAATCCTCACATTTTATAACCTAACGAACCAGATTGCTGCCTCACCCGCTCCACGACGCTTATCCTCGTGATAGTCTGGTGCAACACACAGAAAAAGGGTACGACGATCTGAACCACCGAGCGCACACGCAAAAACGCCCATGTTTCCCGTGGAAATTTCATCAAGTATTTTACCCCCCTCGGCTACACGGATCACACGATTTCCCACAGCATCAGCGATCCATAGTGTACCTTCATCGTCAAGATCACAACCATCAGGTGCCACCTTTATCTTGGGGAAAAACTGGGCAAGATCACCACTTTCAGGAAGAGGTCCAAAGACAGCCCAGTCACGCCTGGGTCCCAAAGTTCCGTCAGCCCTGATGTCGAATGCTGACACTCTGTTGCCAAACGTTTCGTTCACAAGTAGCGTTTTCCCATCAGGTGTGATCACCATACCATTGGGGAAAAAGAGACCTTCAGCCGCTACACTCGCGTTGCCACTTGCATCTACAAGAGCCAACTTGGCAGTCTCAAGAGGAGCACCCCCCATGAGATCAAAGCCAAAATTACCCACATATGCTCTCCCCTTAGTGTCCACAACCATGTCATTCACAGGTCCACCGGCAATGTCGGAAAGGTCTGCATGTGTCACAAGAGAACCATCAGGCTCCAGTCTCATTACTTTCCTATCGAGCATTGATACAACCAAGAGCCTTCCATCAGGCAGCCAACCGAGTCCAGAGGGCTGTTTCTCAACTGTGGTGATCTTCTCAACCTTACCCTCCATATCCACTGCGATCACCTGATGGGTGTAAAAATCAGAAACCCACAATCTATTTTCCCGCCATCGCGGAGCTTCCAAATAATCATAACCATAAACGAGCGTCTC
This window of the Syntrophales bacterium genome carries:
- a CDS encoding SMP-30/gluconolactonase/LRE family protein; translated protein: MTERKIETLVYGYDYLEAPRWRENRLWVSDFYTHQVIAVDMEGKVEKITTVEKQPSGLGWLPDGRLLVVSMLDRKVMRLEPDGSLVTHADLSDIAGGPVNDMVVDTKGRAYVGNFGFDLMGGAPLETAKLALVDASGNASVAAEGLFFPNGMVITPDGKTLLVNETFGNRVSAFDIRADGTLGPRRDWAVFGPLPESGDLAQFFPKIKVAPDGCDLDDEGTLWIADAVGNRVIRVAEGGKILDEISTGNMGVFACALGGSDRRTLFLCVAPDYHEDKRRGAGEAAIWFVRL